A single window of Magnetococcales bacterium DNA harbors:
- the moaD gene encoding molybdopterin converting factor subunit 1 gives MAQFLYFAWVREKIGVGGESLELPESVGTVAQVLTFLRNKGSPYDAALKDEHLRVAVNQTYAQPNDPVTNGDEIAIFPPVSGG, from the coding sequence ATGGCCCAATTTCTCTACTTCGCATGGGTCCGTGAAAAGATCGGTGTCGGGGGGGAAAGCCTGGAACTTCCGGAAAGTGTGGGGACCGTAGCCCAGGTCCTCACCTTTTTACGGAACAAGGGCTCCCCCTACGATGCCGCTCTCAAGGATGAACACCTCCGGGTCGCTGTCAACCAGACCTACGCCCAGCCAAACGACCCGGTCACCAACGGGGATGAAATCGCTATTTTCCCCCCGGTGAGTGGCGGATAA
- a CDS encoding LbtU family siderophore porin, with protein MKSTLLSTMCMSLVLGVSATGLAAGVPDYQGSDGPLPSRSEMWDLIKKQQRELDALKSQVGDASKGIDANRESNASIAQKTDDLAASVESAKESMFPAHWSKHISIGGVVEVDASVTNNADGDYSTTNDDDGSDIVLATVELDIHATVNEWVSSDIVLLYEDDGETQLDVDSATITIGNTDKYPIYMTAGLMGLPFGVYPSNMISDPMTLDIGETYDTAVLVGFEHAGWYGSFYVFNGESNNMNSEDEIEHFGGNLGVAHEGDGFTFEIEVAAINSLENSDMFTGMDQDLDGDGTADWDVGQMQDYVPGVSAHAILGIGGFALIGEFTGAADEFSAGEITFDGSPAQPYAWNIEAGYTTEINERSTTFAIAYQESDEALDLGLPEERFLAGVSMEILRNTTLAFEYAHDEDYGTEHTGTGTNQGSGNDSDSGTLELAVEF; from the coding sequence ATGAAATCCACTCTGTTAAGTACCATGTGCATGTCACTGGTTCTGGGCGTCTCGGCTACCGGTCTTGCAGCCGGAGTTCCTGACTACCAAGGATCAGATGGCCCCCTCCCCTCCCGCTCTGAAATGTGGGATCTCATCAAAAAACAACAGCGGGAACTGGACGCCCTGAAGTCCCAGGTGGGTGATGCCAGCAAAGGGATCGATGCCAACCGCGAATCCAACGCCAGCATCGCCCAGAAGACTGACGATCTGGCTGCCAGCGTTGAATCAGCCAAGGAATCGATGTTCCCGGCCCACTGGAGCAAACACATCTCCATCGGTGGTGTGGTTGAGGTGGATGCCTCGGTCACCAACAACGCCGACGGCGACTATTCCACCACCAATGACGACGACGGCTCCGACATCGTTCTGGCCACCGTGGAGTTGGACATCCACGCCACGGTCAACGAGTGGGTCAGCTCCGATATCGTCCTGCTCTATGAAGATGACGGCGAAACCCAGTTGGATGTGGACAGCGCCACCATCACCATCGGTAACACCGACAAATATCCCATCTACATGACCGCCGGTCTCATGGGCCTGCCCTTCGGTGTCTATCCCTCCAACATGATTTCCGATCCCATGACCCTGGATATCGGTGAAACCTACGACACGGCTGTTCTCGTCGGTTTTGAGCATGCTGGCTGGTACGGCTCCTTTTACGTCTTCAACGGCGAATCCAACAACATGAACTCCGAAGACGAAATCGAGCACTTCGGTGGTAACCTCGGTGTCGCCCACGAGGGTGACGGCTTCACCTTCGAAATCGAAGTGGCCGCCATCAACTCTCTCGAAAACAGCGACATGTTTACCGGCATGGACCAAGACCTCGATGGCGACGGTACGGCTGACTGGGATGTGGGCCAGATGCAAGACTATGTGCCCGGTGTCAGCGCCCACGCCATTCTCGGTATCGGCGGCTTTGCTCTGATCGGTGAATTTACCGGCGCAGCTGACGAATTTTCCGCAGGTGAAATCACCTTCGACGGCTCCCCGGCCCAGCCTTACGCCTGGAACATCGAAGCGGGTTACACCACCGAAATCAACGAGCGCTCCACCACCTTCGCCATCGCCTATCAGGAGTCCGACGAAGCCCTGGATCTGGGTCTGCCCGAAGAGCGGTTCCTGGCTGGTGTCTCCATGGAGATCTTGCGTAACACCACCCTCGCCTTTGAGTATGCCCACGACGAGGATTATGGCACGGAGCATACCGGAACCGGCACCAACCAAGGCTCCGGCAATGATTCCGACTCCGGCACCCTGGAACTGGCTGTCGAGTTTTAA
- the mobB gene encoding molybdopterin-guanine dinucleotide biosynthesis protein B, with amino-acid sequence MPVMGFAAPSGTGKTTLMAGVIEALSQAGFNTAALKHGHHPADPDVPGKDTHRFRQAGAQTVIFASSERWFLIQDLKEQPEPSLNDLTQHLGGHDLILVEGYKNDDHPKILIHRAGVTPAKGIPPLTNVVAIATDDPQLEADRPRLALNDPQEVAAFIQKFLGLKKPA; translated from the coding sequence ATCCCGGTCATGGGTTTTGCCGCCCCGAGTGGTACCGGCAAAACCACCCTCATGGCCGGGGTGATCGAGGCCCTCTCCCAAGCGGGCTTCAACACCGCCGCTCTCAAGCACGGCCACCACCCGGCGGATCCGGACGTGCCCGGCAAGGATACCCACCGTTTTCGGCAGGCCGGGGCGCAGACCGTCATCTTTGCTTCCAGCGAGCGGTGGTTTTTGATCCAGGATCTCAAAGAGCAGCCCGAACCCTCTCTCAATGACCTCACCCAACATCTGGGTGGGCATGACCTCATCCTGGTGGAGGGGTATAAAAACGACGACCACCCGAAAATTTTGATCCATCGGGCAGGGGTCACCCCCGCCAAAGGGATTCCCCCCCTGACCAACGTCGTTGCCATCGCCACGGACGATCCCCAACTCGAAGCGGACCGTCCCCGCCTGGCTCTCAACGACCCCCAAGAGGTGGCCGCCTTCATTCAAAAATTTTTAGGCCTGAAAAAACCCGCCTGA